A DNA window from Arachis duranensis cultivar V14167 chromosome 3, aradu.V14167.gnm2.J7QH, whole genome shotgun sequence contains the following coding sequences:
- the LOC107481115 gene encoding uncharacterized protein LOC107481115, whose product MKFCATSEKGRRGKKAGYGRTKGKGKVVTPLVCPLTLLPREIWERTAARVASASIHDLFNMQATCKAFLDAARSPLVYKVASMAEIPVVFGYDMEDRPEDVFLFKSERAGNSAAIFRIGMREFFWMGRRVGGCDTLLEAADAGDVQARYMCTMLLLTPGVGDEADAGRRVEMFANIMAAGKIELCKELFGQLFVNPQIGVHPSDPGKPIVCR is encoded by the coding sequence ATGAAATTTTGTGCAACTTCCGAGAAAGGCAGAAGGGGAAAGAAGGCCGGATATGGGAGAAcgaaagggaaagggaaagtGGTGACCCCACTCGTCTGTCCGCTGACTCTTCTGCCTCGCGAAATATGGGAGAGAACTGCAGCAAGGGTTGCGTCGGCCTCGATCCATGATCTGTTTAACATGCAGGCGACCTGCAAGGCGTTTCTGGACGCAGCCCGCTCACCTCTGGTGTACAAGGTGGCCTCCATGGCGGAGATACCCGTCGTGTTCGGTTATGACATGGAGGACCGTCCTGAGGATGTGTTCCTTTTTAAAAGCGAGCGCGCAGGAAATTCGGCCGCTATATTCCGTATAGGGATGAGGGAATTCTTCTGGATGGGCCGAAGAGTCGGTGGGTGCGACACCCTACTTGAGGCCGCCGATGCGGGCGACGTCCAAGCCCGCTACATGTGTACGATGCTGCTGCTGACGCCTGGTGTTGGGGACGAGGCGGACGCTGGCAGGAGGGTTGAAATGTTTGCGAACATAATGGCTGCTGGAAAAATTGAATTGTGCAAAGAACTCTTCGGGCAGTTGTTTGTAAATCCGCAGATTGGGGTCCACCCGTCGGATCCAGGGAAGCCCATAGTGTGCCGGTAA
- the LOC107481116 gene encoding putative F-box protein At1g67623 — MPQAQSSILFIISDNHSTKFLQMAGSPEKDTKKVDVSVHHKCPLNLLPREIWSIIATKAASSSIEDLFDMQATCKVFLGAARSDTVYKHATMSYKSLARFLGNQDGPERRFLDRCLEVGNVDAIVRHGFAEYLRFGRRDKGMELLARASTEGSVKAGYLSSMLLMFDHEDEEDMVRGVQMMVGFINSGQLESYTNFLTDVCKDNKVILNELLARI, encoded by the coding sequence ATGCCACAAGCTCAGTCGTCTATCCTCTTCATAATCTCCGATAATCACTCTACGAAGTTCTTGCAAATGGCCGGAAGTCCCGAGAAGGACACTAAGAAAGTGGACGTATCTGTTCATCACAAATGCCCGCTGAATCTCCTTCCTCGCGAAATTTGGTCGATTATTGCCACCAAGGCTGCATCGAGTTCGATTGAGGATCTGTTCGACATGCAGGCGACATGTAAGGTTTTCCTCGGTGCGGCGAGATCAGACACTGTATACAAGCATGCGACGATGTCTTATAAATCGCTAGCGCGGTTTTTAGGTAACCAGGACGGGCCTGAAAGGAGATTCCTTGATCGCTGCCTGGAAGTGGGAAATGTGGATGCTATAGTCCGACATGGGTTCGCGGAATATCTACGGTTTGGTCGCCGTGACAAAGGCATGGAACTGCTTGCTAGGGCCTCAACGGAGGGCAGCGTCAAAGCAGGTTACCTGTCTTCCATGTTGTTAATGTTTGATCACGAAGACGAGGAAGACATGGTTAGGGGTGTTCAAATGATGGTGGGTTTTATCAATTCTGGCCAGCTAGAGAGCTACACCAATTTCTTGACGGACGTTTGCAAAGATAATAAAGTGATCTTAAATGAATTGTTGGCACGCATCTGA
- the LOC107481290 gene encoding uncharacterized protein LOC107481290, translating into MGNCQAVDAAALVIQHPNGKMERLYWPVSATEVMRNNPGHYVSLIIPFPVAEEAQHQQQKNKNHIEDDDNNNNNNKNSTLLVTHVKLLRPNEILTLGHAYRLITTQDVVKVLRARKLAKLRKPLEKTSEMVQTVHHDKKSSVGENEENLNTGSTYQTARAERQKLRAAPVNPPASKMKPWRPSLQSISEAGI; encoded by the exons atgggGAATTGTCAAGCAGTGGATGCTGCAGCTTTGGTGATACAGCATCCAAATGGGAAGATGGAAAGGTTGTATTGGCCAGTGAGTGCAACTGAGGTTATGAGGAACAACCCAGGTCACTATGTTTCTTTGATTATTCCATTCCCTGTTGCTGAAGAAGCTCAACATCAACAACAGAAGAACAAGAATCATATTGAAGACgacgacaacaacaacaacaacaacaagaacagcACTCTGCTTGTTACTCATGTTAAGCTGCTTAGGCCTAATGAGATTCTCACTCTTGGCCATGCATACCGCCTCATCACCACTcaag ATGTTGTAAAAGTGTTGAGAgcaaggaagcttgcaaagttGAGAAAGCCATTGGAGAAGACAAGTGAGATGGTGCAAACAGTGCATCATGATAAGAAAAGCTCAGTTGGAGAAAATGAAGAGAATTTGAATACAGGAAGTACATATCAG ACAGCCAGAGCAGAGAGACAAAAGCTGAGAGCAGCTCCGGTAAATCCTCCGGCATCGAAGATGAAACCATGGCGCCCCTCCTTGCAGAGCATCTCAGAGGCTGGAATTTGA
- the LOC107481292 gene encoding uncharacterized protein LOC107481292 gives MATAQEEVAASQAEKGKMRWWELEEDDGEDLDFLLPPKQVIGPDENGIKKVIEYKFDDEGNKLKITTTTRVRKLANARLSKQAVLRRQWQKFGDAVHEDVGSRLTMVSTEEIVLERPKPLGAKSEEPKATGDSLSQINKGAVLMVCRTCGKKGDHWTSRCPYKDLVQPTEGFVDRPPTSDGPTPASGSTKGAYVPPGMRAGAERSGSDMRQRRNDENSVRVTNLSEDTREPDLLELFRPFGAVSRVYVAIDQKTGMSRGFGFVNFVNREDAQRAINKLNGYGYDNLILRVEWATPRAN, from the exons ATGGCGACGGCACAGGAGGAAGTAGCAGCATCACAAGCGGAGAAGGGGAAGATGAGGTGGTGGGAGCTGGAGGAGGATGACGGCGAGGACCTTGACTTCCTCCTGCCGCCGAAGCAGGTGATAGGTCCTGACGAGAACGGAATCAAGAAGGTCATAGAGTACAAGTTCGACGACGAAGGCAACAAACTCAAGATCACTACCACTACTCGCGTTCGCAAGCTCGCCAACGCCCGCCTCAGTAAGCAGGCCGTCCTCCGCCGACAATGGCAAAAGTTCGGAGACGCCGTTCACGAGGATGTCGGCAGCCGCCTTACCATGGTCTCCACTGAAGAGATCGTCCTTGAGCGCCCCAAGCCCCTAg GTGCGAAATCAGAGGAGCCAAAGGCTACTGGAGACTCGCTATCTCAAATCAACAAGGGTGCTGTTCTTATGGTGTGTAGGACTTGTGGGAAGAAGGGTGACCATTGGACCTCGCGGTGTCCTTACAAGGACCTTGTGCAGCCAACAGAGGGATTTGTCGATAGGCCTCCAACTTCAGATGGCCCGACTCCTGCATCTGGTTCGACCAAGGGAGCATATGTGCCTCCTGGTATGAGGGCGGGTGCCGAGAGGAGCGGATCGGATATGAGGCAGCGTAGGAATGATGAGAATTCTGTGAGGGTCACCAATCTCTCGGAGGACACCAGAGAGCCCGATTTGCTGGAGCTGTTCCGCCCTTTTGGTGCTGTGAGCAGAGTATATGTGGCTATTGATCAAAAGACAGGCATGAGCAGGGGGTTTGGCTTTGTTAACTTTGTGAACAGGGAAGATGCACAAAGAGCTATCAACAAACTCAATGGTTATGGGTACGACAATCTCATCCTAAGAGTTGAATGGGCAACCCCAAGGGCAAATTAG
- the LOC107481117 gene encoding uncharacterized protein LOC107481117, translated as MERFSNAFKLPRDVWLAIAIKVATTSIEDLCRFCMTCCVARDVGDEDTVLRMVAIPPPHDMNWLWIRDPIRRRFFERCIEIGHPELLFREALQELYIRRNHAVGWEMLQNAARNGLDAAKYALSMELLIRRDDSDAKKEGLEQFRTLEADNLLPACYSSCFAVLTISWPDEV; from the coding sequence ATGGAGCGTTTCTCTAACGCCTTCAAACTACCCCGCGACGTTTGGTTAGCCATAGCCATTAAAGTCGCGACGACATCGATTGAGGACCTGTGCAGGTTCTGTATGACGTGTTGCGTTGCGCGCGATGTAGGCGACGAGGATACTGTGCTCAGGATGGTTGCCATACCACCTCCGCATGACATGAATTGGTTATGGATACGGGACCCTATTAGGCGAAGATTCTTCGAGAGGTGCATTGAAATTGGTCACCCGGAACTTCTGTTTCGGGAGGCGCTGCAGGAGCTCTACATACGACGTAACCACGCCGTCGGATGGGAAATGCTGCAAAATGCAGCAAGGAATGGGTTGGACGCCGCCAAGTACGCACTTTCAATGGAGTTGCTCATCCGAAGGGACGACAGCGACGCCAAAAAAGAAGGTTTGGAACAATTTCGCACGCTCGAAGCGGATAACTTACTCCCCGCATGTTACTCGAGTTGCTTCGCAGTCCTCACAATTTCTTGGCCGGATGAAGtctaa
- the LOC107481295 gene encoding methylsterol monooxygenase 2-2, translating into MASVIESAWQYLITHFSDFQLACLGSFFLHESVFFLSGLPFIWLERAGWLTKYKIQAKINSPSSQGKCIIRLLLYHFGVNLPVMIFSYPVFTYMGMRSSLPLPSWRVVLSQIIFYFILEDFVFYWGHRVLHTKWLYKHVHSVHHEYATPFGLTSEYAHPAEILFLGFATIVGPAVTGPHLITLWLWMVLRVLETVEAHCGYHFPWSPSNFLPLYGGADFHDYHHRLLYTKSGNYSSTFTYMDRIFGTDIGYRKLKASKSAEIEFSSEQKKK; encoded by the exons ATGGCATCCGTCATCGAATCTGCCTGGCAG TATTTGATCACACATTTCAGCGACTTTCAGCTGGCATGTTTGGGCAGTTTCTTTCTACACGAAAGTGTTTTCTTCTTATCTGGACTCCCTTTTATATGGCTTGAGAGGGCTGGGTGGCTGACCAAGTATAAAATTCAG GCAAAAATTAATAGCCCTTCCTCTCAGGGAAAATGTATTATTCGCTTGTTGTTGTATCATTTCGGTGTCAACCTACCTGTTATGATTTTTTCATATCCTGTCTTCACATACATGGGCATGCGAAGTAGTCTTCCACTTCCATCCTG GAGAGTAGTTCTATCTCAAATAATCTTTTACTTCATTTTGGAGGATTTTGTATTCTACTGGGGGCATAGGGTATTGCACACAAAATGGTTGTACAAGCATGTACACAGTGTTCATCATGA ATATGCTACACCATTTGGACTTACTTCTGAATATGCTCATCCTGCGGAGATACTTTTCCTTGGATTTGCTACCATTGTTGGTCCTGCTGTCACTGGGCCTCATTTGATAACTCTTTGGCTATGGATGGTTCTTAGAGTCCTTGAGACAGTTGAGGCACATTGTGGTTACCATTTCCCATGGAGTCCTTCAAATTTCTTGCCATTGTACGGGGG TGCTGATTTTCATGATTATCATCACCGGTTGTTGTACACCAAATCCGGAAACTATTCATCAACATTCACTTACATGGACCG GATATTCGGAACTGATATAGGATACAGAAAGTTGAAAGCATCCAAGAGTGCAGAAATTGAATTCAGCAgcgaacaaaagaaaaaatga
- the LOC107481118 gene encoding protein FAR1-RELATED SEQUENCE 5-like, giving the protein MSENYAEDEFYAVDSGKSIGWIDFLNLSAEDVLRFNFADVDIAFEFYQQYAKHHGFGARRSRSEKRGEVRIQHEFVCHRQGFRSPKFYSMPNRQKRPRAETRCGCHARMLLRMDDESGRWHVAFFSDAHNHHVLELRFSSMLPGHRRMSEADIEQMNDMRKGGIGVSQIHGFMESLAGGYHNVPYTTRDMHNVNAKQRREGGLDAESCLRYLRECKANDPALYYKKVVDGESVLQHLFWCDGTSQIDYQVFGDVVAFDATYKKNVYLSPLVEFSGVNHHNQTVVFAAALVADEKEETYVWLLLQLQTSMKGKAPVSIITDDDRQMKSAIEQVFPEAHHRLCAWHLLRNATSNIGKPKFTRMFRDCMLGDYEVRTFQRKLFEMVEKFGVADKRWVQDMYERRHSWATAHIRGKFFAGFRTTSRCEGLHAVISRYVKSRYSYTEFLRHFHRCLMFVRAKEVEADFECAKGDPVMTTNLKQLERSAADNYTRAIFYLFVSIFDRTCAMRVVDSEDNGSYFIHTVSRYDTPGKDWRVVATSDTREVRCTCMRMECFGVPSNI; this is encoded by the coding sequence ATGTCTGAGAATTATGCGGAAGACGAGTTTTACGCCGTTGATTCCGGCAAGTCCATAGGTTGGATTGATTTTTTGAACTTGAGCGCGGAGGATGTTCTCCGGTTTAATTTCGCAGATGTTGACATTGCATTTGAGTTCTACCAGCAATATGCAAAGCACCATGGCTTCGGCGCGAGACGTTCCAGAAGCGAAAAACGCGGCGAAGTAAGGATACAGCACGAGTTCGTGTGCCACCGACAAGGGTTCCGATCCCCGAAGTTCTACTCGATGCCTAACCGGCAAAAGAGGCCGAGGGCCGAGACACGGTGTGGATGCCATGCAAGGATGCTACTCCGCATGGACGATGAATCAGGACGTTGGCACGTTGCGTTCTTTTCAGACGCGCATAACCACCACGTTCTTGAGTTGCGATTTTCTTCCATGCTCCCGGGCCATCGAAGGATGAGCGAAGCGGACATCGAGCAGATGAACGACATGCGCAAAGGGGGCATTGGCGTCTCCCAAATCCACGGTTTTATGGAGAGCCTGGCCGGCGGGTATCATAATGTCCCGTACACAACAAGGGACATGCACAATGTAAATGCGAAGCAACGAAGAGAGGGTGGCCTAGATGCGGAATCGTGCCTAAGGTATCTCCGAGAGTGCAAGGCAAATGATCCAGCACTGTACTACAAGAAAGTTGTTGACGGTGAGAGCGTGTTGCAACACTTGTTTTGGTGTGACGGCACCAGCCAAATTGATTACCAGGTGTTTGGAGACGTGGTTGCATTTGATGCAACGTACAAGAAAAACGTTTACCTTTCACCTCTTGTAGAATTCTCCGGTGTGAATCACCACAACCAAACGGTTGTCTTTGCCGCTGCACTGGTGGCAGACGAGAAAGAAGAGACCTATGTCTGGCTGCTTCTGCAGTTGCAAACTTCAATGAAAGGGAAGGCTCCCGTGTCCATAATAACCGACGATGATAGGCAAATGAAGTCTGCAATCGAGCAAGTTTTTCCAGAGGCTCACCATCGACTCTGCGCTTGGCATCTACTCCGAAACGCCACGAGCAACATCGGAAAGCCCAAATTCACCAGGATGTTTAGGGATTGCATGCTCGGTGACTACGAGGTCCGAACATTTCAGAGAAAGTTGTTTGAGATGGTTGAGAAATTTGGCGTGGCCGATAAAAGATGGGTACAGGACATGTACGAGAGAAGGCACAGTTGGGCCACAGCACACATACGGGGAAAGTTCTTTGCCGGATTTCGAACAACATCAAGGTGCGAGGGCTTGCACGCTGTGATATCACGGTATGTTAAGTCTCGATACAGCTACACTGAGTTTTTACGTCATTTCCATCGATGCTTGATGTTCGTGCGCGCAAAGGAGGTGGAGGCTGATTTCGAGTGTGCAAAGGGTGACCCTGTTATGACCACCAACCTGAAACAGCTGGAGCGGAGTGCAGCCGACAACTACACTCGTGCGATAttctatttgtttgtttccaTTTTTGACAGGACCTGTGCAATGAGGGTGGTTGACTCTGAAGACAATGGTTCCTATTTTATCCACACCGTCTCTCGATACGACACTCCGGGGAAGGATTGGCGTGTTGTTGCAACGTCTGATACGAGGGAGGTCCGATGCACGTGCATGAGAATGGAATGTTTTGGGGTCCCTTCGAACATATAA